In Candidatus Nitrospira nitrosa, the genomic stretch GATTGGATAATCTCCAACCTTCCACGGAGCAGGCCACATGTTGCAGGGTAATAGGAAGGGACTTGTACACATCCTCGGCAGTCATTGGTCAGTCTTTCCCCTGAAAAGCCACGGCTTAGATAGTGCCAATCTTAACCCAATGCACGGATATAGTACCCAAACACTTGTTCTTCTCGACGGTCTTGACGCAACGCAGGCATATCCCATGAGATTCATACTTGAGGAATTGCTGGACGGTTCCTCTATTCACCTCGGTCAACGCAGACCACCCTTCAGTTGAGTCGCCGATGCAAAGCAGACCAACAGATGCCGCGCCTTCACCCATACATCTCTCAGTTTATTCCCAACGTAAGACCGAGAATCTTGATACACAGGAAGGAGAATTTTCTTTCGGCGGTGGTGCTTGAACCATTTCACATATTCGCGGTGCTCCATACCAGCAAATGGCGTCAGCCGCGCAATATCTGCAGATTCTCGCAATGCCTCCGATAAGTCGTAGTCAACGGCACCTGTCCTTCGATTGTAGGAAAACCAATGACAATTCATTTCCTGGGTAGACAGAACCCATTCAAACGCGAGCTGGCGCAGGGCGAAGTCAGGAAATCGAACATTTCGGCCAAACACCTGCCCTTCGGGGAAAAACCAATTGCCAAGCCCATATACAATGGGCTTGTTCTTGTACAGTTCGATGCCCTGAACACAATGGCTGTGGCATCCAATTACCGCAGACGCTCCACGATCTATGGCCATGCCGGCAATTTGGCGATGCATCGGTTGAGGATAGAGCTCTAACTCATAATCCCAGTGCATGAGCAGGATAATCGGCTTCTCAGGAAATATCTTTTGCGCTTTATCAATACTGGCAAGAACCGTATCCAAAGATAGTGGGTTTACACCGGCCTTATTCGCAGATGCTACCCGACATCCAATGATGTCCCAACCGAAACTTAAAAATACGACATCACCTTCTGCATCCTGTAAAAGCACTGGGCGTGATGCTTCCTCCAACGAATCGCCTGCGCCACACGACAGGATCCCATGCTCGCGTAGCATTCGAATCGTAACCCGCGGGGAACGATCAATATCGACAATGTGGTTGTTCGCAAGCGAAACCAAGCGAACATGATTTCTCTGGAGATAGGCCAGCACGCTCCGATCATTGTATAAGTGCGTGCCCCGAGGCTCCACACCTTCGTGACGAATTGCCCCCTCAAGATTTGCCACTAGCGTGCTCGCACCGAAATAACGTTCGGTCAATGGCGGTTCTCCACATGCCGCGGTTGGAATAGCTATATCTCCCACAAAAATCATGTGCCGTCTGGATTGGCTCCTAGTGGTTCAGCGCATCGACTTGGTCATGCCTAAGCACTTTCCGACCCTGACTGCCGTACCGATGATACAACTCGTCAATACAGTTTCTGTACAGCTCATACTTCATCGCTTGGGTTGGCAACGTTCGAAGGATGCGCTTCCCCTCTGCAATCAAAGATGTCCATAACCTCTCATCCTCGCAGACCCTCCCGATTGTAAGTGCAGCATCCCGTGCATTCATTGGTTCAAAATAGGCACCCGATGCTCCACACACATCCCTCGCAAACCTTAGATTTGTCGTAATAATAGGCAGGCCCATCGCCATGGCTTCCGGGTAGTTTGCAGAAAAGGTCTCAAGCACTGAGGGAAGAAAGAGCATCTGGCAAGTTTGATACATTTCAGGGCCTCGGCTGACTGGAACAGGCCCCACATTGACAATCCGATCACTCACACCAAGCGCAGCAGCCTGGGAGAGAATCTTCTTGAGTCCAGGACTCTCCCCTGGCAAGGTCAGAACAAACTTCACCTGACGGTTCGGGCAACAAGCCTGAAGCTCTTTTGCAACAGCAGGTATGATCTCGAGATTCTTGTGCTTATAATAGGCTGACAAGCAGAGAATGTTTAGTGTCTCATGCGGTGATGGCATCGCTGCAATCGCCTCCGAATGCAGGTATTGGTCCGCACAATTGTTGGGGACCACTGCGATGCGCTCTTCGGAAATGCCCAGTCTTCTGACTAACCCTGTTTTTGCAGTCTCGGATTCTGTAACCCAGGCATCTGCCCTTCTAAACATCCATGCTTTATACAGAATAGTCCCCAACAACGTAATGGCCTCGATGGGGCTACGGACGGTCCTCCATGCCCATTGATCTCCATGAGTCACCCATCCATCTGCCACTCCACAGAGATGTAGAGTTTCAAAATCAGCGTACGCAGGACCAAAGAACGTGAACACGAGATCAGGGTTAATCTCTTTCACTAACGTTTGAAGCATCTTCCGGCTTCGATTGCTTCTTGCCGGAGATTCGTCGATGACTGCCATCTGCTGTGGCTGAGGCCTGAGGCCAGACTTTTGAAGTTCCACAGCGACGTTCGGTGAAATCACAAAATGCCACCTAATGTGATCCACTCTTGCGAGGGCAGTACCAATAAACGACACCGCCGCTTGCAACGCTCCTCCCTTTACGAGCGTTGAGCAATTAAGCAAAACGTGCAAGATAGGCCCTCCACTCAAGCTGTACACGTGCAGGGGGGACGACGCAAACCTCTGTGACCGACGTTCGTATAGGAACGCCCCCCACGGAAACTCTCTTGCTCTCAAGACAGCTTCGGCAAGATCATACTTGTATGAGGCATGCGTAAGCAGGCCCTATAGACAAACCCGGCTAGGTGCGATCAAATAAGCATGAGGTCTTTACACTCTCCTCATCAGAGCACAGCATGCTGGCAGTCAGACTCAGTCTCTGCGCTTCCATTTAGGAGACCCTAGGCGACGGCCTGCGGCACCGCTCTGGATATCGCAGCCCTGAAGGCCTCAGGATCTTCTACCTGAGGTTTCCATGATGCGGGCTTCCTACAAATCACCAACAAACCACTCCCCAATGTAGGGAGGATCGAAGTTAGCATCAGATAGAACTCCCGTAAAGGCGTGGACAATTTTTTGCAGGCGAGATGTTCGAACGTACGCTGGGTAAGAACTTCAAAACCTGCTGCCTTACAGATGAAGGCGGTCTCGCTCAAGGTGTATTCGCGAACATGTCCTCGCCACTGCCCAGCCGAGTGGTAGAACGCATCGATGGATGGATAATTAGTCTGCCCTAACACAACCGATAGCCGCTTCCTGAGGTTCACTGAGTTTGGCATGACGATTACAAGCAATCCATCTCGGCGAACGAACCTACCCATTGTGTTCAGTAAGGCTCGAGGTGACTCGTGAAGATGCTCTATCACTCCGAGCGCAGACACCACATCAAAAGACTCTGACTCAAATGGTATGGCGTAATCATTTGGCGTTTGATGAAAAAACTCAATTCCCGTCAGCGCAGCAAACTCTTTAATTTTACCAGCGTTGCCATTTCTTTGATGCCACGGGTCGGTAAGATCGTCAGCGGCACAACATTGAAAGCCAAGAAACTTGAACATGGCTGTCTTATCCATTGGGCCACTCCCAATATCAAGCAAACGCCTTTGCTCAAAATCCGGCAGAAACTTGCGAAGCTCTCGAACAATCACCGAGACTTCCTCCAGCATGGTGCGGTCACAGTAGCCATGAAACGGGAACAGGTTTTGTAGTTTGTGAAAGATGTCCTCAAGTGTCTGATCAGTCATCCTATTCATATACACTCCCTCATCAACGACACACGATCATAAGAATATTGCATTCCGTTCTCAGCCCCTCATACATACTCACGCAAAGGCAGGACATGGGAATGCGGCTCCGCTCACTCCTGTAGTAACCAGAGTTTATTTCGACTGTTTAACCCTTGGCTTTGCGAACCCTCGGTCAACCTGTCGCTACTCACACTCTCCGAAGCCACCTCACCTCCATGCATACTTTGCAAACTACACAAGGTCGCCCCACCTAAGGCAAATCCAAGAGTGGTTACAATTGAATTTGCAAACACGTCAGCCGTGTTTGACCACAACATCAGACACATCACCCAGATACTAAAAAACAATGCACCGGAAGCGACGGGAGACCCGCGATGTTCCCGATAAAAGTGCCAGGCTCGAGCAACCACCGTCAGGTAAGCCAATATTATGGTCATCGCAACCAGAAGCCCCACTTCTCCAGAGAGTCGGATGAGAGAACTCTCGCCCAGGCCTTCAAGCTTGATTCCCTCATACACCAGAGTGCCGCCAAAACTGCGGGCTCCAAAAGTAAAATAGCCAAGCCCCTCCCCTGACATGAGATGGTCTTCCATGACCGTCTGGATGGGGAGCCATAGATTTCCCTCTAGCCGGAGAGGAATGGCATTGATGACACTGGCAAAACGCTCATAGACGGCCATGGCCATATCCGGCTTTGCAACCCACGCCCCGGAGACTCCACCAATAATGAGCAGGCCCAGGACTAGAATCTTCCAAACACCTATGCCATGTCGGCGTGTACCCAACGCCACTATTCCGATAGACAGCACGAGAAACATCAGGGCCGCACGCTGTCCGGAAATCAGTATTATGGCCAAATCAAACAGCATGAGCGCGTACGGCCATGGCGATCGTTTTATAGCCGCAAATAGCAAGTAGCACCACTTGAAAAGCACAAGGGTAAAGATGACCTGTCCGAACTTTCCCGTATGGGTGAAAATGGAGGTAGGCCGAAACATACCGGGGATCAGAACCCCTTTATCCGTTGTGGCGAAGTCCCCGACTCCCAGCGCCGATGTTCCCCAAACTGCGTTGATGGGATGATTCTTACCCAGGACAATCTGCATGATCGCCATGATACCGATGATCATGATCCAGACGTTGACGCAGGAGAATATGCGCTCATAGCCGCTGTCGACCGCAGACAGATATCTGGCTGAGACCAGCATATACACCAAGGGCAGAAACGTTGCCCGCAACCCGACCCCATAGACTCCTATATGGTTTCCACTAATTGTATAATGGCTTGCCGTCACGAAAAGAAATACCGCGCTCAATACGACAAACGCCATCGGAATATTTCTCACATTCAATCGACCTCGAAGGCCAACAGCAATCGCCGTCGCCAACACCAAAACATCTCCCCCTAGGAAGACGAGATCCGAGTAAATCAGATACTTCCTGACAGCTTCCTGCAGAAGCGGTACGTTAAGCACAAATAGTAACCACCAATGGTTCATGCTCGATTCTTCTGCGGGGCCTTTGGCTCACTCTTGATGAAGCTTCAGCGACCAGCTAGGCCATATGTGCTCACCAAGAACATACCGTGACGACACATACACATACCCTACCAACAGCGAACATTCCGTAATAATTCTACTCCAAATTGCGCCGGTGATCCCGTAGTGAACTATAAGTACATAGGCAGAAGAGACTCCTATACAGGTTGACATAACTTGGCAATACAACCTGTACTTCCCGAACTCCCTCGACATTAATGCACTTTCCACACTGCTCGAGACAAACCGCAGCACAATGCAGGCGGACAAAAGGGAGAGGATGTGGCCAGACTGACCGTACTTGTCTCCAAAAAACACACTCACAAGAGATGCTCCCCACAAATACATCGTGACGGTGCATCCAACACCCAACATGGTCATGACGGCACAGCCTAGACGATAGACAGACAGAAACTTCGGCCAATCCCCGTAATACCAGCGGTGTATTTTTGGTGAAAGGAATTTTTGATATATCGCCTGAGGGATAAGAAACACGACCAATAGAAATGTTGCGGCCATGGCAAATTGTCCAGCCGCACTGGGGCTCACCAGAGCTGCGAGCAGCACGATATCAGCTCGACCATAGAGCATGGCCAAGGCTGCAGACCCGGCATACGGCCATGCAAGATTCAGGAGTGCCTTGAAACTTGGGTCGTCGCGTGAGAGCTTTTGCGCCGGATCTTTCTCCGATGTGTACCCTGATAACCGCATCCTCGTTGGCGTCAGTGACAACAATCCAACCCCTGAAGCCACAATGAGAAACGCCGAAACAATCCCATAGCCTTTGACAACTATCTCGAGCGTCGGAGCCGTGGAAAGATAAATCTCAACCGCGACTATCAGGCGACCCAGATGTGGAAGTATTTGCCAGATTGAAAGTACTCCATACCTTGCTTCAACTTGCAATTTGGCAATCAGCAATTCCACCAGGACTTGCATGACAACCATCACCTGCAGCCACCCAATCGTTTCCAGCAGCCGCGGATCATCGTATACTCCCAGGAGTATGACCCAAGCTATCATCAGCACCAGCGGTCCCCAAAGTGCCAGAAACTTAAATGATCGTCTTATCCATGGAAACCCGCCCAATCCTTCTTGGCCAAAAATCAGTAGCCAAACACTTGGCATACCGAATCCTATGACACCACTCATGATGACGACGATCGACATCGCCATACTGAGTAGCCCGAATTCTTCAACCGTTAGACTCTGCCCTAGTAGCACCTGAGTGAGAAAAGCGAGGAACCCAGACCCTGCCAAGCTCATAAAGATCGGGACAATGGTCTTGATCCCGGCCCTAATGTCTACTGTGCCAGTCAATGTGATGTGCCCTTTACCGGTCGCTCAACGGCATGACGATGGGCTGTTGTCAATCAATCTGCAGCGGCACAACGGATGACGCTGCCTGACTGGGAGAAGATAATTGAAGAATGTGATAGACGAGTTTGGCTCGCACCTCTTGCAGGTTTGGAGGAAGAGCTGATCGCAAACTTTCAACGTATCGTCTGGCTTCAATAGTTGCAGGAGTGTGCGGCCCGGGAACGGCTTCTAGCATATCTTCTAATGTCGTGACATAACGAACATCATCAATGCCCTCTCGAAATCCTTCCCATGCAAGAGTGTCTATGACACCATCAACGGTTGGATACGTAAAATTATGGTCGCGATAGCGGGCGTGGTCAAAATCATTCCACGTGAATGCCATCGAGTCTTGGTAGGCATAGGGCATGGCTCCATCATAGTTATTTCTCCATAACTCAAGCCCATAGTTTCGTCTGAATATCTCTGGATTCTCGGGCCCGGTTGGCGGGTTGGCGTAAGAGAAAATCTTGTGCCCGGCCCGATGAACATTCTCCGCCTGAGCCTTCTGTAATTTTCCAGCCATCACAAGGAGATCCAGCAAGTCTCCAACTACGGGAAATGCTTCTGCCTGTCCGGCCGTAAATACCTTGACCCCTTCATTTCTAACCAGTTGCCACGCTCTCCGCTGGGAAACTAGCTTTTCCCCCTTGGCTTCATCCATGCCGTACAGGTAGACCTTCTCAATACCATACTCACCCGCTATCTCCTTGATGACATTCACCCGTCGCTTCAGCCCATTGAGTTCGCCAGGTGTCTCCGGGTTTCCGGTACCAGTCCCTAAATAAAACAGCGTGGATGAATCTAATCCAACATTCTTGCGTAGTTCCATTGTCTTTCCCAATGCCGCTCGATCTAGCGGCTGATACACCGTCGGATACGTGACTCCATGTGCCAACATGTTTTGCAACTCAGCAAGAAATTGCACCTGCCCCTTTCGTTCCGATGAAATACTTGGGACTTCCGAAAGCGTTCCCCGATAATAGATGCTATATTGGATCCTTGGAGCATGAAGGTCCACAGGAAGGACCTGAACATTGAGAGTGAGAGTCTCACTCAATCCCTTGTCGTCAGTAAGGGTCAGCCGTCCACTATAGTTTCCATCTTTTGCATCAATGGGAACATGCATGGTTAACCACAGCTGCTTTGCATCACCTCGACGAATCGTGAGCGGTTGAAGTTCAGCGGCATCGGCAATAGGAAATTCCGTAACAGAGCCCATAATGCGACCGCTCAGCGCAGCTGGCTCGCTAACTGATACCAGCTTTGGACCGGAGGGGAACTTCAGTCTGAGGAAATTGGCCTTTGACTGTTCATCGAGCTGAACTAAACCGTCATCTTTGAGAAGAAGTTCGGGCACTAGAATCTTCGCCTGCCCCATATGAGACAAGCCGACCGTACTCCAACCTCCGCCTGCCTGAAACCATACTTTCACAAATCGTACGTCCATATGGGAACTAGGGATGGTCCCACCACTACCGACAAGGTCACTGACTGAAATCCGCAAGTTCTCTAGATCGCGGACCATGGGTCGCATAACGAAGCTCGCGGGTTCGTATTCACCTCGGCAGGCGACCATACCTATAGCGGTGTGCGGCTTTCCTGGAAGGGAAACGATATCGGGGAGGATCGGTTGCCCACTTATCGGATTCACGATATGCACAAGGATGGGGCCAAGATTGGACGTTGCAGCATTTCCGGGAACGCTGAAGTAGGACACGGCACCAAACCCCAGGAGAATGGCGCCTGCTACCAGGGCCAGAGGTTTCCGCACCTTAGCAAACATTTTCACGTTTCACCTCACAGCTAATTGTATTGCACCACTATCCCCTCTTGGCAGAAACACGTAACATCTGCCATCGCTCTTGCCATTTCCGAACTGGAATGCTGATCATCACACGGAGTCTAGATCGCCGCACAATGCTTCCCACGTATTCCTCTATTCAATGTGCTAAGACCAACAGCGAATACCCCCCCAGAACCCGCGCCGTGAAGGGCACGCTCACTTTCGAGCATAGATAACGAGGAACATTGGCCATGGCCTTTCTGAACGATGGATGCTCCATGAACAGTTCAAAAGATGGATTGGTGTAGGCCCAGTCTACAATTTGATGCCCTGTATCTTTTAACGTGGCAATTGCGGAGTCGGCTGTAAAGTAGTGCAGATGTCCTATGGAATATCTATTTGCAATGAATGTATTTCGAAGCACTGATGAAACATGCAGATCAAGCGGAATATGGTATATTTTATACATAGCCTTCTGTTGACACTTAGCCAAGAAACCCATGTAGTCTGGCACATGCTCGTAAACATCGACCGCAAGAAGTACATCAAAATATGCCGTATTGCTGTCTGAGAGCAGATCTTCACAATGGAATTGGGTATTTACTTCTTTCGCTCGATTGGCCAACTCAATCGCCTTTGGGGAAATATCGTATCCCTGGAATTGCGTATTCAAGAGGAGGTCCTTCCTCGATAACTCTCTAAGGACACCGCCAACACCGCACCCGATCTCCGCAACCCGCTGAGGCACAACATTATTCTTCACCAGGAGTTTTAGGATTTGAGACGCCTTCCACGGAGAGTCCTCTGCATGCCATGTCTGTGTTACTTCCAGATACTTTCCACTCGTGTAAATGGCGCTCATCCTCACTCCATCCACATGCTCGGTCATACTAGTCCTCTCTGCCATCTTGCCACCGCACGGCACTAAAACACCGGCCGGCTTCCATGGCCGAGCTATCGCCTAGTGAAATATGGGGCAAGCGTATAAGGTCCTATGCCCGACTGTTCATCGGTTAGAGTACGCTGTCATAATGGCTTTTGAAGCTGAGCGCCGACGGTCTCAGGCCAATTGAGTCGGAATGGTTTTATGATGATATTGGTTGCCTGAACCTGTGACAACTTAAAATCAATTTTTGACAGACCAGTTGGGTGGCAGGAAGAAATCAGCACTGACACTAGTTAAGTAGTTTTCGAGGAACCCATCGCTCCAGAATAACTGCCTTGACAAGCTACAGCGTGGAGCAGGAAAGAGGTTGCAAATTGTCCCTGACCATTTCGATAAACTCCGGCATGAGTCACTGCAGCAATCGCTCCACATGTTCTACAATCCGCTCCGCCGCTTTCCCATCCCACAGCGGAGGAATCGCTCCTTTCTTCCATCGCCCGGCCGTCAAGCGCGCGAGTGCGGGAGGGAGCTTGCTCGGATCGGTTCCAATCAATTCATTTGTGCCAATCGTGATGGTCTCCGGCCGCTCCGTGTTGTCACGCAGCGTGAGGCAGGGCACACCCAACACCGTCGTCTCTTCAGTAATCCCACCGGAATCTGTAATCACTCCTTTGGCATGATTGACAAGGTAATTGAACTCAAGGTAGCCCAATGGATCGATATAGTGCAGTGATGGAAGTTGCTGCCCTGCCTCTCGCAGATTCTTGGCTGTTCGAGGATGGACAGGAAAGATCACGGGTAACCCTTGCGTACCCTCTGCAATCGCGTGGAGCAGCTTGAGCAGTTGCAGCTCTCCGTCGACATTGGCAGGGCGGTGCAGCGTGATCACAAAATACTGTTGCGGCTCCAGCTTCAGCGACGGCCAACAGGCCGGAGGTTTCAATCGTGACACATTCTTGAGCAGGGTATCGATCATCGTATTGCCGACAAAAAAGATCCGGTCATCGGTAACACCGGCATGTCGCAGGTTTTCATTGGCCGTGTCGCTGGTCGTAAAGAACCAGTTGGTGATCGAGTCGGTCACGACTCGGTTGATCTCCTCCGGCATCGTCCAATCGCCTGATCGAATCCCACCTTCGACATGTGCCACCGGCACACCCAGCTTGCGTGCCACGATGGAACAGGCCATCGTCGACGTCACATCGCCAACGACAAGACAGAGCTCGCTCCGTTCTTTCAATAGAATCTTCTCATACCCGATCATAATGCCGGCAGTTTGCTCGGCCTGAGTCCCCGATCCCACCTCGAGATTGATATCAGGATCGGGAATCCCAAGTTCTTCAAAAAAGCTGCCCGACATCGCTCGGTCATAATGCTGACCGGTGTGGATCAATCGGTACCGGA encodes the following:
- a CDS encoding CapA family protein — its product is MIFVGDIAIPTAACGEPPLTERYFGASTLVANLEGAIRHEGVEPRGTHLYNDRSVLAYLQRNHVRLVSLANNHIVDIDRSPRVTIRMLREHGILSCGAGDSLEEASRPVLLQDAEGDVVFLSFGWDIIGCRVASANKAGVNPLSLDTVLASIDKAQKIFPEKPIILLMHWDYELELYPQPMHRQIAGMAIDRGASAVIGCHSHCVQGIELYKNKPIVYGLGNWFFPEGQVFGRNVRFPDFALRQLAFEWVLSTQEMNCHWFSYNRRTGAVDYDLSEALRESADIARLTPFAGMEHREYVKWFKHHRRKKILLPVYQDSRSYVGNKLRDVWVKARHLLVCFASATQLKGGLR
- a CDS encoding glycosyltransferase family 4 protein; this encodes MYSLSGGPILHVLLNCSTLVKGGALQAAVSFIGTALARVDHIRWHFVISPNVAVELQKSGLRPQPQQMAVIDESPARSNRSRKMLQTLVKEINPDLVFTFFGPAYADFETLHLCGVADGWVTHGDQWAWRTVRSPIEAITLLGTILYKAWMFRRADAWVTESETAKTGLVRRLGISEERIAVVPNNCADQYLHSEAIAAMPSPHETLNILCLSAYYKHKNLEIIPAVAKELQACCPNRQVKFVLTLPGESPGLKKILSQAAALGVSDRIVNVGPVPVSRGPEMYQTCQMLFLPSVLETFSANYPEAMAMGLPIITTNLRFARDVCGASGAYFEPMNARDAALTIGRVCEDERLWTSLIAEGKRILRTLPTQAMKYELYRNCIDELYHRYGSQGRKVLRHDQVDALNH
- the wecB gene encoding non-hydrolyzing UDP-N-acetylglucosamine 2-epimerase, whose amino-acid sequence is MKRIDIIAGARPNFMKIAPIIEALKAAECRGGPLRYRLIHTGQHYDRAMSGSFFEELGIPDPDINLEVGSGTQAEQTAGIMIGYEKILLKERSELCLVVGDVTSTMACSIVARKLGVPVAHVEGGIRSGDWTMPEEINRVVTDSITNWFFTTSDTANENLRHAGVTDDRIFFVGNTMIDTLLKNVSRLKPPACWPSLKLEPQQYFVITLHRPANVDGELQLLKLLHAIAEGTQGLPVIFPVHPRTAKNLREAGQQLPSLHYIDPLGYLEFNYLVNHAKGVITDSGGITEETTVLGVPCLTLRDNTERPETITIGTNELIGTDPSKLPPALARLTAGRWKKGAIPPLWDGKAAERIVEHVERLLQ
- a CDS encoding lipopolysaccharide biosynthesis protein, with amino-acid sequence MTGTVDIRAGIKTIVPIFMSLAGSGFLAFLTQVLLGQSLTVEEFGLLSMAMSIVVIMSGVIGFGMPSVWLLIFGQEGLGGFPWIRRSFKFLALWGPLVLMIAWVILLGVYDDPRLLETIGWLQVMVVMQVLVELLIAKLQVEARYGVLSIWQILPHLGRLIVAVEIYLSTAPTLEIVVKGYGIVSAFLIVASGVGLLSLTPTRMRLSGYTSEKDPAQKLSRDDPSFKALLNLAWPYAGSAALAMLYGRADIVLLAALVSPSAAGQFAMAATFLLVVFLIPQAIYQKFLSPKIHRWYYGDWPKFLSVYRLGCAVMTMLGVGCTVTMYLWGASLVSVFFGDKYGQSGHILSLLSACIVLRFVSSSVESALMSREFGKYRLYCQVMSTCIGVSSAYVLIVHYGITGAIWSRIITECSLLVGYVYVSSRYVLGEHIWPSWSLKLHQE
- a CDS encoding class I SAM-dependent methyltransferase is translated as MNRMTDQTLEDIFHKLQNLFPFHGYCDRTMLEEVSVIVRELRKFLPDFEQRRLLDIGSGPMDKTAMFKFLGFQCCAADDLTDPWHQRNGNAGKIKEFAALTGIEFFHQTPNDYAIPFESESFDVVSALGVIEHLHESPRALLNTMGRFVRRDGLLVIVMPNSVNLRKRLSVVLGQTNYPSIDAFYHSAGQWRGHVREYTLSETAFICKAAGFEVLTQRTFEHLACKKLSTPLREFYLMLTSILPTLGSGLLVICRKPASWKPQVEDPEAFRAAISRAVPQAVA
- a CDS encoding class I SAM-dependent methyltransferase, with protein sequence MTEHVDGVRMSAIYTSGKYLEVTQTWHAEDSPWKASQILKLLVKNNVVPQRVAEIGCGVGGVLRELSRKDLLLNTQFQGYDISPKAIELANRAKEVNTQFHCEDLLSDSNTAYFDVLLAVDVYEHVPDYMGFLAKCQQKAMYKIYHIPLDLHVSSVLRNTFIANRYSIGHLHYFTADSAIATLKDTGHQIVDWAYTNPSFELFMEHPSFRKAMANVPRYLCSKVSVPFTARVLGGYSLLVLAH